A genomic segment from Sulfitobacter mediterraneus encodes:
- a CDS encoding 6,7-dimethyl-8-ribityllumazine synthase, protein MAATEDHTVLARPSFDKPLKVLIVVSPYYSDIAGGLLTGAKAELEAAGASYEVVEMPGALEIPTAIGISDRRSNFDGYVALGCVIRGETTHYETVCNDSSRALQLLGLQGLCIGNGILTVENRSQAEVRADPGGQNKGGGAAAAALHLIALSRKWGSQSKGIGFKPLGADTLMAGDTDGNTHA, encoded by the coding sequence ATGGCAGCAACCGAAGATCACACCGTTCTGGCGCGTCCCAGCTTTGACAAACCGCTGAAGGTTCTGATCGTTGTCTCACCCTATTACAGCGATATCGCGGGCGGCCTGCTGACCGGTGCCAAAGCCGAGCTTGAGGCGGCAGGGGCCAGTTACGAGGTGGTCGAAATGCCGGGCGCGCTGGAAATCCCCACCGCCATCGGCATCTCGGACCGGCGCAGCAACTTTGACGGCTATGTCGCGCTGGGCTGTGTGATCCGGGGGGAGACCACGCATTATGAAACCGTCTGCAACGACAGCTCTCGGGCGCTGCAATTGCTGGGCCTTCAGGGGCTGTGCATCGGCAATGGCATCCTGACAGTGGAAAACCGCAGCCAAGCCGAGGTGCGTGCCGATCCGGGCGGGCAAAACAAGGGCGGCGGTGCGGCGGCAGCGGCCTTGCATCTCATTGCGCTCAGCCGTAAGTGGGGCAGCCAAAGCAAAGGCATCGGTTTTAAACCGCTGGGCGCTGACACGCTTATGGCGGGCGATACGGACGGAAACACACACGCATGA
- the nusB gene encoding transcription antitermination factor NusB, with translation MTQSAPGLSGNQKRKMKSASRLYAVQALFQMEHSSQTIDLVRREFIEHRFGAVYEDGEMLDGDLDHFSTVLETAVNHQAAIDQMTDRALVAKWPIARIDPTLRALFRAAGAELRGNDTPPRVAIKEYVDIAGAFFPDGKEPSFVNAVLDHMAREAQPEAF, from the coding sequence ATGACCCAATCGGCACCCGGCCTGTCCGGCAACCAGAAACGCAAGATGAAATCGGCATCGCGGCTTTATGCCGTGCAGGCGCTGTTCCAGATGGAACATTCCTCGCAGACCATTGACCTCGTGCGCCGCGAATTTATCGAACACCGCTTTGGCGCTGTCTATGAAGACGGCGAAATGCTGGACGGCGATCTGGATCATTTCTCAACCGTGCTGGAAACCGCCGTCAACCATCAGGCGGCGATTGACCAGATGACCGACCGGGCGCTGGTGGCAAAATGGCCGATTGCGCGGATCGACCCGACATTGCGGGCCCTGTTTCGCGCCGCTGGCGCTGAACTGCGCGGCAACGACACGCCGCCGCGTGTGGCGATCAAGGAATATGTCGACATCGCAGGCGCGTTCTTTCCCGATGGCAAAGAACCCAGCTTTGTGAACGCGGTCCTTGATCATATGGCCCGTGAGGCCCAGCCCGAGGCATTCTGA
- a CDS encoding SRPBCC family protein codes for MTETNIRKTIFLEADRAAVWDYLTEPEHLAKWFHAPKTALAAGAKLEMFGTESGDLLIWGEVTSARKPEYLEYSFTVKPMGDAVSTVKWTLTEVPGGTKLALEHDGLPQGEAAFGLTLALDKGWDDHIGRMRAHIHEKAD; via the coding sequence ATGACTGAGACAAACATCCGCAAAACCATCTTTCTGGAGGCCGATCGCGCGGCGGTCTGGGACTATCTCACCGAGCCAGAACATCTGGCCAAGTGGTTTCATGCGCCCAAGACAGCATTGGCCGCCGGGGCAAAGCTGGAAATGTTTGGCACCGAAAGCGGTGATTTGCTGATCTGGGGCGAAGTGACGTCAGCCCGCAAGCCCGAGTATCTGGAATATTCCTTTACCGTCAAACCCATGGGTGATGCGGTCAGTACCGTCAAATGGACCCTGACCGAGGTGCCTGGCGGCACGAAACTGGCGCTGGAGCATGACGGATTGCCACAGGGCGAAGCGGCATTCGGCCTCACACTGGCGCTCGACAAAGGGTGGGACGATCATATCGGGCGGATGCGCGCGCACATTCACGAAAAAGCGGACTGA
- a CDS encoding ArsR/SmtB family transcription factor, protein MPDPAQLCFRALADPTRRDILKMLSQQDMTIADVAGRFDMTRAAVKKHLTVLSDGGLITVEPRGRERINSINPLGFGPVLSWFDYFDGFWDDRLSDLKTAIEKDKT, encoded by the coding sequence ATGCCCGATCCCGCACAGCTTTGCTTTCGCGCTTTGGCAGATCCGACGCGGCGCGACATTCTCAAGATGCTCAGTCAGCAAGACATGACCATCGCAGATGTTGCGGGGCGTTTCGATATGACCCGCGCAGCCGTCAAAAAACACCTCACCGTTCTGAGTGATGGCGGTCTGATCACGGTCGAGCCGCGTGGCCGCGAACGCATCAACAGCATCAACCCGCTGGGCTTTGGCCCCGTTCTGAGCTGGTTCGACTATTTCGACGGCTTCTGGGACGACCGCCTGAGCGATTTGAAAACTGCCATTGAAAAGGACAAGACATGA
- a CDS encoding MmcB family DNA repair protein, with protein MAYVDLSPDTPTPQPGQLLARGVARHLVSHGFACVEELVPARGLRVDVMALGPKGEIWVVECKSSRADFTSDNKWRGYLEWADRFFWAVDDVFPTELLPDETGLIIADAYGGEILRMGPETKLAPARRKVMLQKFAFHAARRLHHLRDPEMRFSDS; from the coding sequence ATGGCATATGTTGACCTCTCCCCCGACACACCGACCCCGCAACCCGGGCAATTGCTGGCCCGTGGCGTGGCGCGGCATCTGGTCAGCCACGGCTTTGCCTGCGTTGAGGAATTGGTGCCGGCACGCGGGCTGCGCGTTGATGTGATGGCGCTTGGCCCAAAAGGCGAGATTTGGGTGGTGGAATGCAAATCCTCCCGCGCCGATTTTACATCAGACAACAAATGGCGGGGTTATCTGGAATGGGCCGACCGGTTTTTTTGGGCCGTGGATGATGTCTTCCCGACAGAACTACTGCCGGATGAGACCGGGCTGATCATTGCCGATGCCTATGGAGGAGAGATCCTGCGCATGGGGCCGGAAACCAAACTGGCCCCGGCGCGGCGCAAAGTCATGTTGCAAAAGTTCGCATTTCACGCCGCCCGCAGGCTGCACCACCTGCGCGACCCGGAAATGCGGTTCAGCGACAGCTAG
- a CDS encoding DUF6324 family protein, whose translation MGINTERDIEANLQIGPTDAGMVRLFVEGDGIEIPMDFTPEEAIEIAEEITAAAHRAGGGKR comes from the coding sequence ATGGGTATCAACACCGAACGCGATATCGAAGCAAACCTGCAAATCGGGCCAACCGATGCAGGAATGGTGCGGCTTTTTGTCGAGGGTGACGGCATCGAAATTCCGATGGATTTCACGCCGGAAGAGGCCATCGAAATTGCCGAAGAAATCACAGCGGCTGCGCATCGCGCAGGCGGCGGCAAGCGGTGA
- a CDS encoding GNAT family N-acetyltransferase yields the protein MDKIEIRKFTPQDRDWLHEQHKVHYATEEGFDDSFGALVGSILDDFIADHDPSCEAGWIAWQGGQRLGSVFCVKLDEQTAKLRLFLLVPQARGTGLGRRMLDTCMVFARTQGYRKMQLWTHESHRAAGALYAKAGWELGETKHVISFGKENVEQTWRIAL from the coding sequence ATGGACAAGATAGAGATTCGCAAGTTTACCCCGCAGGACCGGGATTGGCTGCATGAGCAGCACAAAGTGCATTACGCCACTGAAGAGGGTTTTGATGACAGCTTTGGAGCGCTGGTCGGCTCGATCCTCGATGATTTTATAGCAGATCACGATCCAAGCTGCGAGGCCGGCTGGATCGCATGGCAGGGGGGACAGCGGCTTGGCAGTGTATTCTGCGTGAAGCTCGACGAACAAACCGCCAAACTCAGGCTGTTCCTGCTGGTGCCCCAGGCCCGCGGCACCGGACTGGGCCGCCGGATGCTCGACACCTGCATGGTTTTTGCCCGCACCCAAGGCTACCGGAAGATGCAACTGTGGACCCACGAATCTCACCGCGCGGCAGGGGCGCTCTATGCCAAGGCGGGTTGGGAATTGGGAGAAACCAAGCATGTGATCTCATTCGGCAAGGAAAATGTCGAACAAACCTGGCGGATTGCCCTCTAA